The Kribbella sp. HUAS MG21 genome includes the window CGACCGGATGCGCGAAGTGATCGACTGGCTCGCGGCTCGCGAGATCGCGCCGAACGACGCGCCGTTCTTCAAGTACGACGTGGTCGACATGGAGGCGGGACTGGTGATGGAGGTCGGGTTCCCGGTCGACGACCTGCACTCCGGGGAGGGCGAGATCGTCACCGGCGTCCTCCCGGCCGGGCGGTACGCGACCGTCACCCATCACGGCCACCCGGACGGCCTGGTGGACGCGACCCGCGACCTGCTGGCCTGGGCCGACGAGAAGGGGCTCGAGTGGGACGCGTACGGCGACCGCTGGATCGCGCGGCTGGAGGTCTACCGGTCGGACCCGCGGGAGGTGCCGGACATGAAGGACTGGGACACCGAGCTGCAGTTCAAGCTGAAGGACTGATCCTCAGGCGCTGAGCGCTGCCGGCTTGAGGAGGTCGCGCAGGTCGCGGGCCGCGGTGAA containing:
- a CDS encoding GyrI-like domain-containing protein codes for the protein MPEIVEIGERPYVALRGKVAMDGIAAFADRMREVIDWLAAREIAPNDAPFFKYDVVDMEAGLVMEVGFPVDDLHSGEGEIVTGVLPAGRYATVTHHGHPDGLVDATRDLLAWADEKGLEWDAYGDRWIARLEVYRSDPREVPDMKDWDTELQFKLKD